In Toxoplasma gondii ME49 chromosome X, whole genome shotgun sequence, a single genomic region encodes these proteins:
- a CDS encoding hypothetical protein (encoded by transcript TGME49_225870) encodes MTFAGTGVGGLGVGTSAPQRGTQGASSHIPFSDFVSCNSVSSCVAVPGCSRKGRFSEKPSEPVRLIQRSGASSPQSEDVFGRFCSVSTTTESLLSGGCRGRGGHSVLNNGFFTSTGSPSEVDWLSRGGSSSSHSGPECVQEGPDSEEEISVQGKRVGGDKSVFPFPECFSVEHVFRVEDREGGSQVGKHGDSRGPHPEAAADDISCASTAVDLQRDPVGNTVDSQSDTSPAFIWDTSSRSKSFFFVTTTSVPPGTTCAAADLQSRTGARALSNSSDTGVLLPQENFCDQEIPQYPSSFSIPVSPPFAASAHLVSSDERRHLLSLLRRRYRADLPRSKALLSEHLGRLNISNLSSSSATELWMVARLLNCEQEASQLLGASCGAASLNPGGRDCLAEDGSPGRGTMDAMKTAEVPVEREASGGPLEMRTDQDAAPTAAQTPQFDPALNRDSHPYPVGSSPSHVAPGMCHGASSGSRNPGNVADRRADEGQSVWAWSDSSCPTGTASSSSSHTSPHAPHAHSASDAALGCAQVPLPEPRATEILADVAYGSPPAPALVPSPPLQPADRFNYSPGQPTQQVPLDSQWWMEGDRESHHSVPTPYPPGDNSGHPNISFMRRGPQPESLGSEPSGFRTAPRGSEIGASDAKGHLESGSPALVMLPPVGGPAGPGSRDSVHPGFAVTPRLPGVNFGGTMHHQGPHSSGILIHTPPHGPMGYPNPVASRAPGDHQQVLQLPDTVGGPANLPGLSGGVAGACPAPGAFLQSSPMGPQHHGGMMPSGMPSPYCMSSPMGARPSSPLPNMVAMGSVMGPPGSQASPGSRPAVVEPNRMVPSGMGMAPGAGGADDSPGGAAAKGSPRRSRKKPSPRPVDGSFGNPSSPGGVAVAGGNPPLPGRPPAPQHPKRSRKRGSAANAEGGADPQPRQPRPWQHTARCKKSGRFCTREEAAQAAAEAAAAAAEGSGEGGEKSGEAAKKSGSDNAPSAQGGASGNGPPKSGTGSDGSKESSDRFAEDGSRPSGGKLDDTAPKQSGTAPQAGSTSRVTGGKSRSANGSGAGAGNEGSTDANDGAAKTTGADNCVETASASGEKEEQPESKTASTPRKRRRIRKDAEAKNKGVSADRTGTAGEAPRSPVQSTETAQPFSGCGMKPEDSGQFRIAPGVPTEGVCPQGVSWGVQQQAPAYSVASRDPGACLPYAAAPCHASASVRYGMAVATRPQYSSYPYMSSVYPGPGVERSAGDLQIECDAATPASPATGAAPPCQAPLSSGSPYGSLPYDLDHTGQPLAGNPLRPAAPTGSGSVPPGSSTPWSAQSHQAYGASPGCHGMPQARQMGECGVENGAYVGQGVPPHSQGMPISGGFELPYPQMGSSWGSTGNVPNQVYPSSSRPEEGEDASGQGQHVGHSEFSPVKPEMCSSLYPPTHLMQDWRPFHGDVLGSQPGRGSAALGPSAPNLSSASPGGDSRDCLMQMPGSRGAPGAQNPPTCHLQAQHIAGEHADSASPALRSNQTGGWVLTARGCEGGDSGRGPESASSTTETGSASRAVIMGLGTEDGEDDPARERQDEDGGLFQRSVPLSPLLSGYHPLL; translated from the coding sequence ATGACCTTCGCGGGCACTGGGGTGGGCGGCCTAGGCGTGGGTACGTCCGCGCCCCAACGCGGGACCCAAGGGGCATCTTCGCACATTCCATTTTCCGATTTTGTGTCTTGTAattctgtttcctcctgtGTCGCTGTTCCTGGATGCTCCCGAAAGGGACGTTTTTCGGAGAAGCCAAGTGAACCGGTTCGTCTCATCCAGAGAAGTGGCGCGAGCAGCCCCCAGTCCGAAGATGTCTTCGGGCGGTTCTGTAGTGTAAGCACTACAACAGAGAGTTTACTCAGCGGTGGATGCCGCGGAAGGGGCGGACATTCTGTTCTTAACAACGGGTTTTTCACCAGCACGGGGTCTCCGAGCGAGGTAGACTGGTTGTCGCGAggcggcagcagcagcagtcACAGTGGCCCGGAGTGCGTGCAGGAAGGACCCGACTCCGAGGAGGAAATCTCGGTACAGGGGAAGCGAGTGGGAGGGGACAAGTCAGTTTTCCCGTTTCCAGAGTGTTTTTCGGTTGAGCACGTCTTTCGTGTGGAGGATCGTGAAGGAGGTTCGCAGGTGGGGAAACACGGGGACTCGCGTGGGCCTCACCCGGAAGCGGCGGCTGACGATATCTCCTGTGCATCGACTGCCGTGGACTTGCAAAGAGATCCTGTCGGGAACACTGTTGATAGCCAAAGCGACACCTCACCGGCTTTTATCTGGGACACATCTTCGCGGTCgaagtcttttttcttcgttaCCACGACTTCTGTACCACCTGGAACAACGTGTGCTGCGGCTGATTTGCAGTCGAGAACGGGCGCTCGCGCCTTGTCTAACTCGTCTGACACTGGCGTTCTATTGCCACAAGAAAATTTTTGCGACCAGGAGATTCCTCAATATCCATCATCTTTTTCCATTCCGGTCTCGCCGCCTTTTGCGGCGTCTGCCCACCTCGTCAGCTCCGACGAGCGACGACaccttctttcgcttctcaggCGCCGCTACCGGGCGGACTTACCTCGAAGTAAGGCACTTCTTTCTGAACACTTGGGCCGTTTGAATATCTCGAATCTCTCTAGCAGCAGCGCCACAGAGCTGTGGATGGTCGCCAGGCTGTTGAACTGTGAACAGGAGGCGTCGCAGCTGTTGGGTGCTTCCTGCGGTGCAGCGAGTCTGAACCCTGGAGGCAGGGACTGCCTCGCTGAAGACGGGAGCCCGGGTCGTGGAACTATGGATGCCATGAAGACGGCGGAAGTgcctgtggagagagaggcgagcggGGGGCCTTTGGAAATGCGGACCGACCAGGATGCTGCCCCGACAGCTGCTCAGACTCCGCAGTTCGACCCCGCACTAAACAGAGATAGCCACCCATATCCTGTAGGGAGCAGCCCGTCTCACGTGGCCCCAGGCATGTGCCACGGCGCTTCGTCTGGATCTCGAAATCCAGGCAACGTCGCAGACAGGCGTGCCGACGAGGGACAGAGTGTCTGGGCGTGGTCGGACAGCTCCTGCCCCACAGGCACTGCCTCGTCGTCCAGCTCCCATACTTCCCCGCATGCACCGCACGCTCATTCGGCGTCAGACGCTGCTCTCGGCTGTGCCCAAGTGCCACTGCCGGAACCGCGAGCCACTGAGATTCTCGCTGACGTGGCTTACGGCTCACCACCTGCACCAGCGCTCGTCCCGTCTCCACCTCTGCAACCTGCCGACCGCTTCAACTACTCTCCGGGACAGCCAACTCAGCAGGTTCCCTTGGATTCCCAGTGGTGGATGGAGGGTGACCGTGAAAGCCACCACAGCGTCCCCACACCGTACCCTCCAGGAGACAACTCAGGGCATCCAAACATCAGCTTCATGCGCCGGGGCCCGCAGCCGGAGAGTCTCGGCAGTGAGCCGTCGGGATTCCGGACGGCGCCTAGGGGTTCCGAAATCGGAGCGAGCGACGCGAAAGGCCATTTGGAGAGTGGGTCGCCGGCTTTGGTCATGCTTCCCCCTGTAGGCGGCCCCGCAGGCCCCGGCTCCAGAGATTCAGTACATCCCGGGTTTGCGGTAACGCCGCGTTTGCCTGGTGTAAATTTTGGAGGGACCATGCATCATCAGGGGCCCCACTCAAGTGGCATTCTTATCCACACGCCGCCGCATGGCCCAATGGGATATCCGAATCCCGTCGCGTCGCGAGCTCCGGGGGACCACCAGCAAGTGCTTCAGCTTCCTGACACTGTTGGCGGGCCGGCGAACCTTCCGGGCTTAAGTGGCGGTGTGGCTGGGGCGTGTCCTGCGCCAGGGGCTTTTCTCCAGAGTTCGCCGATGGGGCCGCAACACCATGGAGGTATGATGCCTTCCGGAATGCCATCCCCCTACTGCATGTCTTCCCCGATGGGCGCCCGgccgtcgtcgcctctccccaACATGGTGGCCATGGGCTCCGTAATGGGTCCACCAGGCAGTCAAGCGAGCCCAGGGAGCCGTCCCGCTGTCGTGGAGCCCAACAGGATGGTGCCTTCGGGGATGGGCATGGCCCCTGGAGCCGGCGGGGCAGACGACAGCCCCGGAGGCGCGGCTGCGAAAGGGTCCCCGCGACGTAGTCGGAAGAAACCGTCGCCTAGACCGGTAGATGGATCCTTTGGgaatccttcttctccgggaGGAGTTGCAGTGGCCGGCGGGAACCCTCCTCTGCCGGGGCGGCCTCCCGCGCCCCAGCATCCGAAAAGGAGTCGCAAACGCGGAAGCGCTGCAAATGCGGAGGGAGGCGCGGACCCCCAGCCTCGCCAACCACGGCCGTGGCAACACACAGCCCGGTGCAAGAAGAGCGGGCGATTCTGCACGCGCGAGGAAGCGGCTCAGGCggctgcagaggcagcggcCGCCGCTGCAGAGGGGTCGGGTGAAgggggggagaagagcggagaggccgcgaagaagagtggCTCGGACAACGCTCCGTCTGCACAAGGTGGCGCCTCAGGAAACGGCCCTCCGAAGTCTGGAACCGGGTCGGACGGGTCCAAGGAAAGCTCGGACCGGTTTGCGGAAGACGGATCCAGACCTTCTGGGGGGAAATTGGATGATACGGCCCCGAAGCAGTCTGGAACGGCTCCTCAGGCGGGGAGTACCAGTCGAGTTACGGGGGGCAAGTCTCGCTCAGCCAACGGAAGCGGGGCAGGAGCGGGTAACGAAGGCAGCACGGACGCGAATGATGGCGCAGCCAAAACAACGGGAGCCGATAACTGTGTGGAAACTGCATCCGCATctggggagaaggaggagcagcCCGAATCGAAGACCGCGAGCACGCCTAGGAAACGCCGCCGTATCAGGAAGGATGCGGAGGCCAAGAACAAAGGCGTCTCCGCGGACAGGACTGGAACTGCGGGTGAGGCCCCTCGGTCGCCAGTGCAGAGCACGGAGACAGCACAGCCCTTCTCAGGGTGTGGCATGAAACCCGAAGACTCAGGTCAGTTTCGAATCGCCCCAGGGGTCCCTACCGAGGGCGTTTGCCCTCAGGGAGTGTCATGGGGCGTGCAGCAGCAAGCACCGGCATACTCAGTGGCGTCGCGAGATCCCGGAGCGTGCCTTCCTTACGCAGCGGCGCCATGCCACGCGAGCGCTTCCGTCCGCTACGGCATGGCGGTGGCGACGCGGCCACAGTACTCGTCGTACCCCTACATGTCGAGTGTGTACCCCGGACCTGGGGTGGAAAGGTCTGCAGGGGATCTGCAAATTGAATGCGACGCTGCGACGCCTGCGTCTCCGGCAACAGGGGCTGCACCCCCGTGTCAGGCCCCTTTGAGTTCGGGAAGCCCGTACGGCAGTTTGCCCTACGACCTTGACCACACAGGTCAGCCTCTGGCGGGGAACCCTTTGCGGCCCGCGGCTCCCACAGGGTCTGGCTCTGTGCCGCCGGGATCTTCGACTCCGTGGTCAGCACAGTCCCACCAGGCCTACGGGGCGTCGCCTGGTTGCCATGGGATGCCGCAAGCGAGGCAGATGGGAGAGTGCGGAGTGGAAAATGGCGCCTATGTGGGTCAGGGAGTGCCGCCACACTCGCAGGGCATGCCGATTTCCGGTGGCTTCGAGCTTCCATATCCCCAGATGGGAAGTTCATGGGGATCGACTGGGAACGTGCCGAATCAGGTGTACCCGTCAAGCAGCAGACCCGAAGAAGGTGAGGATGCCAGTGGACAGGGACAGCATGTGGGTCACAGCGAGTTCTCGCCGGTGAAACCCGAAATGTGCTCTTCTTTGTATCCTCCGACTCACCTCATGCAAGACTGGCGCCCGTTCCACGGGGACGTGTTGGGATCTCAGCCGGGCCGCGGATCGGCTGCGCTAGGCCCTTCCGCCCCGaatctctcttctgcctctccaggCGGAGACAGTCGGGACTGTCTCATGCAAATGCCCGGTAGCAGGGGGGCACCGGGAGCGCAAAACCCCCCCACGTGTCACTTGCAAGCTCAGCACATCGCGGGAGAGCACGCAGACAGTGCCAGTCCAGCGCTTCGGTCAAACCAGACAGGCGGGTGGGTCCTGACGGCTCGAGGCTGCGAGGGAGGCGACAGCGGTAGGGGTCCGGAGTCTGCGTCCTCCACTACAGAAACGGGGTCGGCCTCCA